The Methylomusa anaerophila genome has a segment encoding these proteins:
- the dprA gene encoding DNA-processing protein DprA → MENLYLAALQMVPGIGSSRIKSLEDYFGSARQAWLADRRDLFLSKCLDNNICNNLIGYRDKIDIYHLADQWDKQGIKICSLKDDNYPALLRNTFNPPQVLFYRGTLPANDKMIAVVGSRRASAYGKNIARLLAAELAGSGVGIVSGAARGIDSSAHQGALEKGYTVAVLGSGVDICYPPENAKMIARIEERGAVVSEYAPGTKASPGHFPARNRIINGMALGVIIVEAAERSGALITADFALEEGRDVFAVPGSVFSETSRGTHWLIKQGAKLVDTAGDVLKEYGWDEEQDDDNFSKPPELLEEEKIVYSLLNFELPMGIEEIVIKTKLSPSTVAYILMQLGLRGLTVEHSGQRYIRAAREGIR, encoded by the coding sequence ATGGAGAATTTATATCTGGCTGCCTTGCAGATGGTTCCAGGTATTGGCAGCTCACGAATTAAATCACTGGAAGATTATTTTGGTAGCGCCCGGCAAGCTTGGCTGGCTGACCGGCGCGATTTATTTTTATCCAAGTGCTTGGATAACAATATTTGTAATAATCTGATTGGATATCGGGATAAGATAGATATATACCATTTAGCTGACCAATGGGACAAACAAGGAATAAAAATATGCAGTCTCAAAGATGATAACTATCCCGCGCTACTACGAAATACTTTTAACCCGCCTCAGGTTTTATTTTATCGGGGGACATTGCCCGCCAACGATAAAATGATTGCTGTTGTAGGGTCACGGCGGGCATCGGCGTATGGCAAGAATATTGCACGCCTGCTTGCGGCGGAGCTGGCTGGCAGCGGCGTTGGCATTGTAAGCGGCGCGGCCCGGGGAATTGATTCTTCAGCGCACCAGGGGGCGTTGGAGAAAGGTTATACGGTGGCAGTGCTGGGATCCGGAGTGGATATATGCTACCCGCCTGAAAATGCTAAAATGATAGCCAGGATCGAAGAGCGCGGCGCCGTTGTGTCGGAATATGCTCCGGGAACAAAGGCGAGCCCAGGTCACTTTCCGGCCCGCAATCGGATTATTAACGGCATGGCCCTTGGTGTTATTATAGTAGAAGCTGCTGAAAGAAGTGGAGCTTTGATTACTGCCGACTTTGCCCTGGAAGAAGGTCGTGACGTTTTTGCCGTACCAGGCAGCGTTTTCTCGGAAACTAGCCGGGGCACCCACTGGTTGATTAAACAAGGGGCAAAACTGGTGGATACTGCCGGAGATGTGTTGAAAGAGTATGGGTGGGATGAAGAACAGGATGATGATAATTTCTCTAAGCCGCCGGAGCTTTTAGAGGAAGAGAAGATTGTTTACTCTTTGTTAAACTTTGAATTACCTATGGGAATTGAAGAAATAGTGATAAAGACGAAATTATCGCCGTCAACGGTTGCATATATATTAATGCAATTGGGACTACGCGGATTGACGGTTGAACATAGCGGGCAACGCTATATTCGTGCCGCCAGGGAGGGAATTAGGTGA
- a CDS encoding MGDG synthase family glycosyltransferase: MAPNKVLFISAPIGAGHTRAAQAVSDVIIDHYPDVETCICNVFDFFSPQFGELLLKGYLKILEYYPQAYGRMYDWGNASGMALYSRDLLSRYLAGRMFKFIADYQPTVIVCTHATPAGLVAWLVRQGKINIPAAAVITDYVVHRLWIYREIARYYVADILLRDSMIQQGVEPSSIGITGIPVLPVFTQKLNKQQTRKKLGLKEDLKTILIMGGGAGVLPMEQILSLCNNLDVSLQLVLVTGKNTTLYDKLNKLKNTLRRPAHIYGYVDNVYELMAAADIFVSKPGGMSAAEAMATGLPLIIFRPIPGQEEANTRFLTKNGVAVCADSLADLKLILHRLLINNPEQLGIISRQALNMAKPNAAYSIVDDIAKNYFHVKSSKNYTN; this comes from the coding sequence ATGGCCCCCAATAAAGTTCTGTTTATCAGCGCACCTATCGGTGCAGGGCATACCCGGGCAGCGCAAGCTGTTTCAGACGTTATAATTGACCACTATCCAGATGTGGAAACTTGTATTTGTAATGTTTTTGATTTTTTTAGTCCGCAATTCGGGGAGCTGTTGCTGAAAGGGTATTTAAAAATACTGGAATATTATCCTCAAGCTTACGGGAGGATGTATGACTGGGGAAATGCGAGCGGTATGGCGCTTTACAGCCGGGATTTGCTAAGCCGCTATCTTGCAGGGAGGATGTTTAAATTCATAGCCGATTACCAACCGACAGTAATCGTATGCACTCATGCTACACCTGCGGGTCTTGTGGCCTGGCTTGTAAGGCAAGGTAAGATAAACATTCCCGCTGCGGCTGTTATTACTGATTACGTCGTGCACCGGTTATGGATATATCGGGAAATTGCACGATATTATGTGGCCGACATATTGTTACGCGACTCAATGATTCAGCAGGGAGTTGAACCGTCGTCAATAGGAATTACCGGTATTCCGGTGTTGCCTGTCTTTACGCAAAAACTGAATAAACAACAAACCCGTAAAAAGTTAGGACTTAAAGAAGACCTTAAAACTATTTTAATTATGGGTGGAGGCGCCGGCGTACTACCCATGGAACAAATCCTATCTTTATGTAATAACCTGGACGTTTCCTTGCAGTTAGTCCTGGTTACAGGAAAGAATACGACTCTTTATGATAAATTAAACAAATTAAAAAATACACTGCGGCGTCCGGCCCATATATATGGTTATGTTGATAACGTGTACGAGTTAATGGCGGCTGCCGATATTTTCGTCTCGAAACCGGGTGGGATGAGTGCTGCCGAGGCTATGGCAACCGGGTTGCCATTGATAATATTTCGGCCTATACCGGGTCAAGAAGAAGCAAACACCCGCTTTCTTACTAAGAACGGAGTTGCGGTTTGCGCCGACTCTCTTGCTGATCTAAAATTAATTCTGCACAGGCTATTGATCAATAATCCGGAACAGCTTGGCATTATCAGCCGGCAGGCTCTCAATATGGCGAAACCAAACGCTGCTTATAGCATAGTGGATGATATTGCAAAAAATTATTTTCATGTAAAAAGTTCAAAAAATTATACAAATTAG
- the folK gene encoding 2-amino-4-hydroxy-6-hydroxymethyldihydropteridine diphosphokinase, giving the protein MIALGLGSNLDTLGRTREQNIAHAIELLDQHPQIKVKQISSLYETEPVGLKEQPNFLNAAVSIMTSLAPEELLNVCLDIEKQMGRIREVRWGPRNIDIDLLVYDDIQIITNTLELPHPRVPERRFVLIPLREIAGNEPVYKGLTVDELLRKTPDHTAITFYGPLNFSGQRNADGPQ; this is encoded by the coding sequence ATGATCGCACTGGGACTGGGTTCCAACCTTGATACCCTTGGCCGAACACGCGAACAAAACATTGCCCATGCTATTGAATTGCTGGACCAGCATCCTCAAATAAAAGTCAAGCAAATATCATCTTTATATGAAACTGAGCCGGTAGGTTTAAAGGAACAGCCCAATTTCCTCAATGCGGCTGTTAGTATTATGACTTCATTAGCCCCGGAAGAACTGCTCAACGTCTGTTTAGATATTGAAAAACAAATGGGACGTATTAGAGAGGTGCGCTGGGGACCACGCAACATAGATATTGACCTTTTGGTGTATGACGACATCCAAATTATAACCAACACGCTGGAACTGCCCCATCCGCGAGTTCCTGAAAGGCGTTTTGTATTGATACCCTTACGGGAAATCGCTGGTAATGAGCCGGTGTATAAAGGACTGACAGTGGACGAATTATTAAGGAAGACCCCGGATCATACGGCTATAACTTTCTATGGTCCACTAAATTTTTCTGGGCAAAGGAACGCAGATGGCCCCCAATAA
- the folB gene encoding dihydroneopterin aldolase, whose product MSDKISLKNMVFYGFHGVYEYERELGQRFYVDVEMTSNLEQAGHTDQLNHTIDYVNVYNKTKDLVENHRFQLLEALTSHLAEAILSLDSRIETVTVRVRKPSVPIAAALDYVEVEATRRQQR is encoded by the coding sequence ATGAGTGACAAAATTTCTTTAAAAAATATGGTTTTTTATGGTTTCCACGGGGTATATGAATATGAAAGGGAATTAGGCCAAAGATTTTACGTAGATGTGGAAATGACTTCTAATTTGGAGCAAGCAGGTCATACGGACCAATTAAATCATACAATTGATTATGTAAATGTATACAATAAAACCAAAGATTTGGTTGAAAACCACCGTTTCCAACTTCTCGAAGCGCTTACTTCCCATTTAGCGGAAGCAATACTATCTTTGGATTCCAGAATAGAGACAGTAACCGTCCGGGTGCGCAAGCCCTCGGTGCCTATTGCTGCGGCGCTTGATTATGTGGAAGTTGAAGCCACCCGGAGACAACAGCGATGA
- the folP gene encoding dihydropteroate synthase — protein MIYNPRIINIKTQEQARNELKKIKCEAAGANIMSAKATFKTIKVEKVQSKAANILKQTFLSKGGEASITRGAADFTLEYTDVLLSGTIKQYRQAISQLKMQPWGLAKLAAEIETVILATEEFPYREFSWEKCKLAIEPGHTLVMGILNITPDSFSDGGRYFSIDAALRHAEQMIEEGADILDIGAESTRPYGSEKVSAAEEMDRLLPVLEKVLDTFSIPVSVDTYKASVAGEALKAGAHIINDVWGLQYDPEMAKIVAQYDVPIVIMHNQNHVEYERDIMSHICEFLRYSIEIGTTAGIEPNRVIIDPGIGFGKKPADNLIVMSRLNELCSLGCPILLGSSRKRFIGETLGLPPDDRMEGTGATVALGISKGANIVRVHDVKAMVRIAKMTDAMINVAF, from the coding sequence ATGATATATAATCCACGCATTATTAATATTAAGACCCAGGAGCAGGCTCGAAACGAACTGAAAAAAATTAAATGTGAAGCAGCCGGGGCAAACATTATGTCAGCCAAAGCGACTTTTAAAACAATAAAGGTAGAAAAAGTGCAAAGTAAGGCAGCCAATATATTGAAACAAACTTTTTTGTCAAAAGGGGGGGAAGCGTCGATTACACGGGGGGCGGCAGACTTTACCCTGGAATATACTGATGTATTATTAAGCGGTACCATAAAACAGTATCGCCAAGCCATTTCGCAACTGAAAATGCAGCCATGGGGCCTTGCTAAACTTGCAGCAGAGATTGAGACTGTAATCTTAGCCACTGAGGAGTTTCCATACCGGGAGTTTTCTTGGGAAAAATGTAAATTAGCCATTGAACCTGGACATACTTTGGTGATGGGGATTCTGAATATTACGCCGGACTCTTTTTCGGATGGCGGCAGATACTTTAGCATCGACGCGGCTTTGCGGCATGCCGAGCAAATGATAGAGGAAGGGGCCGACATTCTTGATATTGGCGCGGAATCCACCAGGCCTTATGGATCAGAGAAAGTATCAGCTGCTGAGGAAATGGACAGACTGTTGCCTGTCTTAGAAAAAGTACTTGATACTTTTTCCATACCGGTTTCAGTTGATACATACAAGGCAAGTGTTGCCGGGGAAGCACTGAAGGCCGGGGCTCATATCATTAATGACGTTTGGGGATTACAGTATGATCCGGAGATGGCAAAAATTGTCGCCCAATATGACGTTCCGATTGTAATCATGCATAACCAAAATCATGTGGAATATGAACGAGATATTATGTCGCACATTTGTGAGTTTTTACGTTATAGCATTGAGATTGGTACAACAGCAGGGATAGAGCCCAACAGGGTCATCATCGATCCTGGAATAGGATTTGGCAAAAAACCGGCAGATAATCTGATCGTAATGTCCAGATTGAATGAGTTGTGTTCTTTAGGCTGTCCTATTCTGCTGGGCAGCTCCCGCAAACGATTCATTGGCGAGACGCTAGGCCTGCCGCCGGATGATCGGATGGAGGGGACAGGAGCAACTGTAGCTCTTGGTATTAGTAAAGGGGCAAATATTGTTAGAGTCCATGATGTAAAAGCTATGGTACGTATTGCAAAAATGACAGATGCTATGATCAATGTAGCTTTTTAA
- a CDS encoding nicotinate phosphoribosyltransferase — MRQRLTPDSFALPVEAIKQGYYSDSYFLRTSEILNKDNHHPRVLMQIFQRQSAVLCGMDEAIAVLKKCAHQPEELTIHALYDGDPIDPWETVMTIEGDLANFSHLETVYLGVISRQTKIATNVQRVVKAANGKPVLFFPSRFDHYSVQASDGYAAHIGGIYGVSTPANGSLWGAPALGTIPHALIAAYEGNTVAATNAFDKYIDPSINRVALVDFDNDCVSTALAVAKELGDKLSAVRLDTADNLVDVSVIPQMGHFKPTGVCHQLVTNVREALDREGFGHVGIMVSGGFTAEKITQFEALNIPVDVYAVGSSLFNDNINFTADIVMVNGQPCSKVGRSYRPNPRLALVK; from the coding sequence ATGAGACAGCGTCTAACGCCGGATTCCTTTGCCCTTCCAGTCGAAGCAATAAAACAAGGCTACTATAGTGACAGTTATTTTTTGAGGACCAGTGAAATTTTAAACAAGGACAACCATCATCCCCGGGTACTGATGCAAATTTTTCAACGCCAGTCCGCAGTACTTTGCGGAATGGATGAAGCCATTGCCGTGCTGAAAAAATGCGCACATCAGCCGGAAGAGCTGACAATTCACGCTTTATATGACGGTGACCCTATTGATCCTTGGGAAACCGTTATGACGATTGAAGGTGACTTGGCAAACTTTTCCCACTTGGAAACAGTCTATCTTGGTGTAATATCCCGCCAAACAAAGATTGCTACTAACGTTCAGCGTGTAGTTAAGGCAGCAAACGGGAAACCCGTTCTCTTTTTCCCTTCCCGTTTTGATCATTATAGTGTACAAGCTAGCGACGGGTATGCTGCCCATATCGGCGGAATATACGGAGTGTCAACCCCTGCCAATGGGTCACTTTGGGGAGCCCCGGCGCTTGGTACAATTCCCCATGCCCTAATTGCCGCTTACGAAGGCAATACTGTTGCTGCTACCAATGCCTTTGACAAATATATTGACCCCTCAATTAACCGGGTCGCTCTGGTAGACTTCGACAATGACTGCGTAAGCACCGCTTTGGCCGTTGCCAAAGAACTAGGTGACAAGTTGTCGGCAGTACGTCTGGACACCGCCGACAATCTTGTGGATGTATCAGTTATTCCCCAAATGGGGCATTTTAAACCCACGGGCGTATGTCACCAGCTTGTAACCAATGTACGGGAAGCCTTAGACCGGGAAGGATTTGGTCACGTTGGCATAATGGTTTCGGGCGGCTTCACTGCGGAAAAAATCACCCAGTTTGAAGCATTAAACATTCCGGTAGATGTTTATGCAGTTGGAAGCAGCCTTTTTAATGATAACATAAATTTTACTGCGGATATCGTCATGGTGAATGGCCAGCCTTGTTCAAAAGTAGGTCGTAGCTATCGCCCCAACCCTAGACTAGCTTTAGTAAAATAG
- the ygiD gene encoding 4,5-DOPA-extradiol-dioxygenase translates to MTQRMPVLFIGHGSPLNAIADNDYTRSLGKIAKSVPKPNAVMVVSAHWLTDHTYVSCTKKPKIIYDFFGFPPALYELTYPCAGAPESARSVPSLVTHTNVQCNDTWGIDHAAWAVLRHMYPAADIPVFEMSIAYKKPAEYHYQLAQQLLPLRDQGILIIGSGNVVHNLRLADFHNMDAKPLPWAEEFDTQIKRYLGNKDHESLIHYTRLTGSSLAIPTNDHYLPLMYLIGLQQNNENVHFIFEGIQNASVSMLSLICGPH, encoded by the coding sequence ATGACCCAGCGCATGCCGGTTCTTTTCATCGGACACGGATCGCCGCTGAACGCGATAGCAGACAATGATTATACCCGTAGCCTCGGTAAAATTGCCAAATCAGTCCCAAAACCCAATGCCGTCATGGTAGTTTCAGCCCATTGGCTTACTGACCATACCTATGTTTCGTGTACTAAAAAGCCGAAAATTATTTATGACTTTTTTGGTTTTCCACCGGCGCTTTACGAACTGACCTACCCCTGCGCGGGAGCACCCGAATCTGCCCGGTCCGTCCCTTCTCTGGTGACGCATACTAATGTACAATGCAATGATACCTGGGGAATCGATCATGCTGCCTGGGCAGTACTGCGCCACATGTATCCTGCAGCGGACATACCGGTATTCGAAATGAGTATCGCTTATAAAAAGCCTGCCGAATACCATTATCAATTGGCACAGCAGCTTCTGCCTTTGCGTGATCAAGGTATTCTTATTATTGGCAGCGGCAATGTCGTTCATAATCTTAGGCTAGCTGACTTTCATAATATGGATGCCAAACCGCTTCCATGGGCGGAAGAATTTGACACCCAGATAAAGAGATATCTTGGCAACAAAGATCATGAAAGTTTGATACACTATACCAGGCTGACAGGATCATCATTGGCAATTCCGACTAATGATCACTACTTACCTTTAATGTATCTCATTGGTCTACAGCAAAACAACGAAAATGTACATTTTATTTTTGAGGGCATCCAAAACGCTTCTGTTTCCATGCTCAGTCTAATATGCGGGCCCCATTAA
- a CDS encoding SH3 domain-containing protein, whose amino-acid sequence MRRKLPGILGALLIITVTLAFLGIAEASFTFIGYANSDRVKVYSSPSTTDSVIEELKLGDFVKVVGKSPDEDFWEIQHKDKHGWVLVKYINPRI is encoded by the coding sequence TTGAGACGCAAATTACCTGGAATACTTGGCGCCTTATTGATCATAACTGTGACCCTGGCTTTCTTGGGTATTGCTGAAGCATCGTTTACTTTTATTGGTTATGCTAATTCCGATAGGGTGAAAGTGTATTCCTCTCCTTCTACGACAGACAGCGTTATTGAAGAATTGAAACTTGGGGATTTTGTAAAAGTGGTAGGCAAGTCGCCTGATGAAGATTTTTGGGAAATTCAACATAAAGACAAGCATGGATGGGTACTGGTAAAATATATTAACCCGAGAATATAA
- a CDS encoding YifB family Mg chelatase-like AAA ATPase has product MFAQTYGSTTLGINGILISVEIDIANRIPGLDIVGLADTAVRESKERVRAAINNAGFKFPNRRITVSLAPADIKKDSSGLDLPIAVGILAASGQIPKESCQNYAFASELSLEGKLRGISGILPMVIHCAEHGLPNVIVAMDNAKEALLAEKLTVYAPDNLMQIVKHLRGEETILPVEPVDSDETTAAIGDDFADVQGQVVAKRALEIAAAGGHNVIMIGPPGSGKTMLAKRIPSILPAMSNQEALEVTKIYSVAGLLKNNSGLITVRPFRNPHHTISTAGMIGGGSMPRPGEVTLSHNGVLFLDELPEFPRLVLEVLRQPLEDGQVTISRVNASLTFPAKSMLIASMNPCPCGYLGDVSHSCSCSPNEIRRYVKKISGPLLDRIDLHINVPRLEYNELTNTAPAESSATIRQRVENARAIQWERLKNHSLFCNAQMSHKHLKSACPMTDDAQGLLKQAFTKMNLSGRGYDRIIKVARTIADLAGSEKISGQHVAEAIHYRNNLKAIDNNR; this is encoded by the coding sequence GTGTTTGCGCAAACCTATGGGTCCACTACTTTGGGAATAAATGGTATTTTAATCAGTGTTGAAATAGACATAGCCAACCGCATTCCCGGGCTTGATATTGTCGGTTTGGCAGACACTGCCGTTCGCGAATCGAAAGAACGGGTGCGGGCGGCGATAAATAACGCCGGTTTCAAATTCCCCAATCGCCGAATTACAGTGAGTTTAGCCCCTGCCGACATAAAAAAAGATAGTTCAGGCTTAGATTTGCCTATAGCCGTCGGGATTTTGGCAGCAAGTGGGCAAATTCCTAAAGAAAGTTGCCAGAACTACGCTTTCGCCAGTGAACTGTCTTTAGAAGGCAAATTGCGTGGCATTTCGGGCATCTTGCCGATGGTCATCCACTGCGCAGAACATGGATTACCAAATGTAATTGTTGCCATGGATAATGCAAAGGAAGCCCTGTTGGCAGAAAAGCTTACAGTATATGCCCCTGATAATCTGATGCAGATTGTAAAACATCTTCGCGGGGAAGAAACAATTCTGCCTGTTGAGCCTGTTGACAGTGATGAGACGACCGCCGCCATTGGCGATGATTTTGCCGATGTACAGGGCCAGGTTGTTGCCAAACGAGCATTGGAAATTGCAGCGGCTGGTGGACATAATGTAATCATGATTGGTCCCCCCGGTTCAGGTAAAACAATGCTAGCTAAACGTATTCCTTCAATTTTACCTGCCATGTCTAATCAGGAAGCGTTGGAAGTTACCAAAATTTACAGTGTAGCCGGGTTATTAAAAAACAACTCGGGCTTAATAACTGTCAGACCATTTAGAAATCCGCATCACACGATTTCTACCGCAGGCATGATAGGTGGTGGCAGTATGCCACGACCTGGTGAAGTCACATTAAGTCATAATGGCGTACTATTTTTAGATGAACTTCCTGAATTCCCGAGACTTGTATTAGAAGTGCTGCGACAGCCTTTGGAGGATGGACAGGTTACTATTTCACGCGTAAACGCTTCACTGACATTCCCTGCTAAGTCCATGCTTATCGCGTCGATGAACCCGTGTCCGTGCGGCTATTTAGGCGATGTCAGCCACTCTTGTTCTTGTTCCCCAAATGAAATCCGCCGTTATGTAAAAAAGATTTCAGGCCCGTTACTTGACCGTATAGATCTTCATATTAATGTTCCCCGTCTGGAATACAATGAACTTACTAATACTGCTCCTGCCGAATCTTCAGCGACAATCAGACAGCGTGTGGAGAATGCCAGGGCAATACAATGGGAACGTCTGAAAAACCATAGCTTGTTTTGCAATGCACAAATGAGTCATAAACATTTAAAATCTGCTTGTCCCATGACTGATGATGCTCAGGGATTATTAAAACAGGCATTTACCAAGATGAACTTAAGCGGCAGAGGCTATGACCGTATCATAAAAGTCGCCCGCACTATTGCTGATTTGGCCGGAAGTGAAAAAATCAGCGGACAACATGTTGCTGAAGCTATTCATTATCGTAATAATTTGAAAGCCATAGATAATAATAGATAA
- a CDS encoding YraN family protein, protein MRHLRLGETGEQAATDYLINHGYRILATKYRAKTGEIDIVARDKNDDCVVFVEVKTRRSTLYGVPAEAVGYKKQRKIMNTALIYMNQNGLTDVACRFDVIEIYWYSHSVNFNHIIGAFDCY, encoded by the coding sequence ATGAGACATTTGCGTCTTGGCGAGACGGGAGAGCAGGCTGCAACTGATTATTTAATTAATCATGGCTATCGTATACTTGCGACGAAGTATCGTGCCAAAACAGGCGAAATAGATATTGTTGCCCGAGATAAGAACGATGATTGCGTGGTATTTGTTGAAGTGAAAACAAGACGCTCCACATTATACGGTGTGCCTGCAGAGGCCGTTGGCTATAAAAAGCAGCGAAAGATAATGAATACTGCCCTTATCTATATGAATCAAAACGGCCTGACGGATGTTGCCTGCCGCTTTGATGTTATTGAAATCTATTGGTATAGCCATTCAGTGAATTTTAACCATATCATCGGTGCTTTTGACTGTTACTAA
- a CDS encoding EscU/YscU/HrcU family type III secretion system export apparatus switch protein, with protein MSDNNTEQPKKAIAIRYKEDQERAPRVIAKGAGFIAEQILDAAKQNAIPVYQNKTLTGMLMAVELDREIPPELYQAVAEVLAYIYYVDQKVGKRPNWGSILRQMKE; from the coding sequence GTGAGTGACAATAACACCGAACAACCCAAAAAAGCGATAGCTATACGCTATAAGGAAGACCAAGAACGGGCGCCCAGAGTAATTGCCAAAGGTGCAGGATTTATTGCTGAGCAAATCTTGGATGCGGCCAAGCAAAATGCTATCCCGGTTTATCAGAATAAAACCCTGACGGGTATGCTGATGGCGGTTGAACTGGACCGTGAAATACCGCCGGAACTCTATCAAGCCGTCGCGGAAGTACTTGCATACATATATTATGTCGACCAGAAGGTGGGGAAAAGGCCAAATTGGGGATCAATATTAAGGCAAATGAAGGAATAG
- a CDS encoding ribonuclease HII, whose amino-acid sequence MLKHIKDVALLLEHQDVSQDTVDLLKRDPRVSVQRLVHKWELRFEKVNREFARVRALYEHERNFYEQGCKFVAGVDEAGRGPLAGPVVVAAVILPVAYHISYLNDSKKLSAAQRDEIYRIIKCEAVAVYHSVIDVEQIDKVNIYQATKIGMYTAINGLLPKPQAVLIDAVPLSDLPMPALSIIGGDGVSASIAAASIVAKVERDRIMEELHRQYPEYGFNRHKGYATQDHLNALRRYGPCPVHRKSFAPVKNNDSPEMSLF is encoded by the coding sequence ATGCTAAAACATATTAAGGATGTTGCTTTATTATTGGAGCACCAAGATGTTTCGCAAGATACCGTAGATTTACTAAAAAGGGATCCTCGTGTCTCAGTTCAACGCCTTGTACATAAATGGGAACTGCGGTTTGAAAAAGTAAATCGTGAATTCGCCAGAGTCCGAGCTTTATACGAGCATGAGCGTAATTTTTACGAGCAAGGCTGTAAATTCGTCGCCGGCGTTGACGAGGCCGGTAGAGGTCCTTTGGCCGGGCCGGTGGTAGTTGCAGCAGTTATTTTACCTGTTGCCTATCATATTTCTTATCTTAACGACTCAAAAAAATTATCAGCTGCTCAACGGGATGAAATATATCGAATCATCAAATGTGAGGCTGTTGCCGTTTATCACTCTGTAATTGATGTAGAGCAAATTGATAAAGTTAATATTTATCAGGCAACAAAAATAGGTATGTATACCGCTATCAACGGGCTGTTACCCAAGCCTCAGGCCGTACTTATTGACGCTGTGCCCCTGTCTGATTTGCCTATGCCGGCGCTATCAATTATAGGCGGCGACGGGGTTAGTGCATCCATTGCTGCCGCTTCAATCGTTGCCAAAGTTGAACGGGACAGAATTATGGAAGAACTCCACCGGCAATATCCCGAATACGGGTTTAACCGCCACAAAGGATATGCTACCCAGGACCACCTTAATGCTTTGCGACGATATGGGCCTTGCCCGGTTCACCGCAAGAGCTTTGCCCCTGTTAAAAATAACGATTCGCCGGAAATGTCTCTATTTTGA
- the ylqF gene encoding ribosome biogenesis GTPase YlqF translates to MQCMHIHWFPGHMAKAQRMIREQLKLIDVVIELLDARIPYSSANPVISEIIGEKPHVVALNKIDLAEPELTKQWMSHFQNMNFSVVALDAASGNGMKNLIGQVEKIAGDKLAKLAAKGIKPRAVRAMILGIPNVGKSSLINRLLGSATVRTGDKPGVTRGQQWIKVGKNLELLDTPGVLWPKLDDQEIAFKLAATGAIKDDVYDAEKVILKLVGLLRDDYSERLITRYNLPLPLPADDSELLGLIAARRGCLRSGGIVDYDKAGRIVLNEFRSGKLGGFTLDRPNTELDGMSNN, encoded by the coding sequence GTGCAATGCATGCACATTCATTGGTTTCCCGGGCACATGGCTAAAGCGCAGCGTATGATTCGCGAACAGCTTAAATTAATTGATGTAGTGATTGAATTGCTAGATGCCAGAATTCCATATAGCAGTGCCAATCCCGTCATTAGCGAGATTATTGGCGAAAAACCGCACGTGGTAGCGCTGAATAAGATCGATTTGGCAGAACCGGAGCTAACGAAACAATGGATGTCTCATTTTCAAAATATGAATTTTTCCGTAGTTGCGTTAGACGCAGCCAGTGGGAATGGGATGAAAAACCTGATTGGGCAGGTTGAAAAAATTGCCGGTGATAAATTAGCTAAGTTAGCGGCAAAAGGGATTAAACCAAGAGCTGTACGGGCAATGATTTTAGGTATACCTAATGTAGGAAAGTCCTCTCTGATTAACCGTTTGCTGGGAAGCGCTACCGTACGCACAGGGGATAAGCCGGGAGTTACCCGTGGACAACAATGGATCAAAGTTGGAAAGAATTTGGAACTTCTCGATACTCCCGGCGTATTATGGCCCAAACTGGATGATCAGGAAATAGCCTTTAAGTTGGCAGCTACCGGCGCAATTAAAGATGACGTCTATGATGCGGAAAAAGTGATATTAAAGCTTGTCGGATTATTACGGGACGACTACAGCGAAAGACTTATTACCCGTTACAATCTGCCTTTGCCCTTGCCTGCCGACGACTCAGAACTATTAGGACTTATTGCGGCGCGGCGTGGCTGTTTGCGTAGTGGCGGGATAGTGGATTACGATAAAGCAGGGAGAATTGTACTCAACGAATTTCGCTCAGGTAAACTTGGCGGCTTTACATTGGACCGGCCAAATACTGAATTAGATGGTATGAGCAACAATTAA